A segment of the Deltaproteobacteria bacterium genome:
CGGCGCACGCGGGGGCGGCGCCGGCAGGCGTGCGGGCGGATCCCGATGCAGGGGGGGCACGCGCCGCCGGCGCCCGGGACGCCGCGATCGCCGCCGCGCCGGCGGCGGACGCGGCCGCGCCGGTGGCTCCGGCGGTCGACGTTCCGAAGATCGCCGTGCTCGTCAACTCGCGGCCGCAGGGGGCGGAGGTCTACCGCGACGGTACCCGCCTCGGGACGACGCCGTTGATCGTGGACGTGCCCAAGGGACAGCCGACCGAACTCCAGCTTCGCCGCGCGCGCTACCACGACGCGACGATCGTGGTCGACGGTAGCCGCCGGAAGGTGACGCAGAAGCTCGTGCGTCACCGGGGCGGGTCCTCGGATCGCGACGGGAACAAGCCGGGAGACGGGACGAAGCCGGGCGACCAGAGCAAGCCCGACGACCGGACGAAGCCCGACGACGGCAAGCACAAGCGGCCCAAGGACGGCATCGAGGACGGACTGATCGACGACGATTCGGACTTGCTGGAATGAACGCGCCGATTCGAATCGCGATTGCGCTCGCAGCGGCGGTGGCGACGGCGGTCGCACCGATCGCCGTTCGACCTGCGGTGGCGGGGCCGCGCGACGAGGCGCGCGCGCACTACGCGGCGGGTCGGGCGAAGTTCGACGCCGGCGACTACCGCGGGGCGATCGCCGAGTTCGCCAAGGCGCAAGCGCTGGCTCCGTCCCCGATCCTCGAGTTCAACATCGGTCTGTGCCACGAGCGCCTCGGTGAGACCGACGAGGCGCTGCGCCGTTACCGGATCTACTTGCAGCAGATGCCGGACGCTCCGAACGCCGAGCGGGTGCGCGACAAGATTCGCCGACTCGAGGCACAGCGCGGGGCGGCGCCACCGGCCGCGCCGCAGCCCGCCGCGCCCGCGCCGCAGCCCGCCGCGCCCGCGCCGCAGCCCGCCGCGCCCGCGCCGCAGCCCGCGACAGGCGACCCGGAGATGGATCGCGTCGCGTCGATCGACATCGCCGCCGTGCGCGATCGCTACCGCGGGGGTGCGGCTGCCGGGCCGGCGGCGCCCTCCCGGGCCGCGCCCGCGCCGCCGCCGGCGCCCGGCGACGACGCTCCGGAGGCCAAGCCCGTCTACAAGAAGGTGTGGTTCTGGGTCGTCGTCGGCGTCGCGGCCGTGATCCTCATCAATGTCGCGACGTCAGACTCGTCCGGCGGCAGTGCCGGCGCGTCGACCTCGACCGCGCTGAGCTGCTGTGGCGCGACGATCCTGCGGTTCTGATACGCTCGCGCCAGTGGCAGACGCAACACGACAGCTCGCACGCTGCGCTGCCGTCCTCGCGGCGGCACCGTCGGACCTCGGTGCATGGCTCGACGTCGGGCTCGCGCTGGAGGACGCCGGGCGCGCCGGCGAGGCGGCGAGCGCCATCGCGGAGCTCGGCCGCGCGGCCAGCGAACTCGGTCAGGTCGCACTGGCGGTCGCGTGCGCGCGGTGGCTCGACGAGCGCGATGGCGACGCCGCGCGGGAACTCACCGACCGGATCGCTCGGACGCACTGCGCCGAGTCGGATCGCATCGACCGCTCGTCCCGGCCCCGGCCGCCGGCGCCGCCGCGGGAAGCTCCGTCCGCAGCGTCGCGGCCGGATCCGGCGAATCTCGACGAAGCCGTCGCGGCGGCCAAGGATGCGGTCGAGCGCGCGGTCCGCGCGGCGCGCGAACGCGCCGGCGACCGGCTGCCGCCGACGCCGCTGCTGAGCGTGCTCGGCGCACAAGACATCCGCGCGCTGATCGGCGTCACCCAGTTGTCGATGCGCGTGCCGGGCGACGTCATCCTCGATCTGGGCCAGCCCGCCGAGTCGCTGTACTGGCTCGCGCGCGGCGCGGCGTTGGTCACCCGCGGCGACGAGGTGCTCGGCGAGCTGCGCGCCGGCGCGTTCTTCGGCGAGATCGCACTGTTGGCCGGGACGACGCGCACCGCGACGGTCACCTGCACGTCCCCGTGTTGGTTGCTCGAGGTGCCGGCGGAGGCGGTGGAGCGGCTCGCGACCGCGGCCCCGCGACTGGCGACGGTGCTCGCCGAGTACGCGCGCGCGCGGCTGCTGGCGAATCTGATGCGCACGTCCGAGCTGTTCAGCCGACTGAGCGACGACGAGCGGCGGACGGTGCTGCGCCGGTTCGAACCGCACATCGCGCGCGCCGGCGACGCGATCGTGCGCGAAGGCGCCGACAACGACCGGATGCACGTGATCGTGTCCGGGCGCTGCGAAGTGCGCGCCGACGACGAGCTGCTTTCGGAGCTGACCGTCGGCGACGCGTTCGGCGAGGCGTCGCTGCTGCGGCGCGCGCCGGCATCGGCCGACGTGGTCGCCGTGGAACACACGGTGACCCTGAGCTTGTCGCGGGAACAGTTCGATGACGTCGCCGTCGCGCACCCGGAGCTTCTGGCGGAGGTCTACAAGCTGCTGGTCGAACGCGAGCGGCAAAACGCGAGCATCGCCCACGACGCGAGCGACCTCATCCTGTGATGCGGGCGTGCGGCGGTGGGCTATAACTGGCGCATGCGACGCATCGCGCAGACCGTGACGATCGCGGCGGCGGTCGCCCTCGCGGCCGGGTGTGTGGAGCGCGAGCCGACCGGAGGGCAACCCGCGCCGCCGGATCCGGCGTACGTCGAGCGCAACCTGTTCGCGGAGTTGCCGGAGGGCGAGACGTTGACGCACCGCCTCGACGCCGACATCGGCGGCAAGGTCGTGTACCTCGGCAATCAGATCGACCGGACCGCGATCGTGCCGGGCGAACCGTTCACGATCGTGCACTGGTGGAAGGTCGTCTCGCCGCCGGGGCCCGATTGGCGCGTGTTCACGCACGTGATCGGGGCATCGCCCGCGGAATGGATGAACGTCGACTACACGCCGATGCGCGCCGGCCACGGCCCCGACAAGTGGCAGGCCGGCCAGGTCATCCGCGACGAACAGAAGATCGCGCTCAAGGGCGACTGGAGGTCGCCGACCGCGCGGATCGCCGTCGGCCTGTGGCGGCGCGGCGCGCAGGGCGTCGACGGCCGCATGCCCGTGTCGTCGGGCCCCGTCGACGCGGAGCGCCGGCTGATCGTCGCGACGTTGCCCGTGCAACTGAAAGGCCAGCCATCTCTGCCGACCTACGCGATCCGGCGCGCGCGCGGCCCGATCGAAATCGACGGCAAACCGGACGACGCCGCCTGGGCCGCGGCGCCGTGGAGCCCGGACTTTGCGCCGACCATCGGTGGGGAGCCGTTGCGGGATCGAACGCGCGCGAAGTTGCTGTGGGACGATCAACATCTGTATGCGTTCGTCGAAGTGACCGATCGCGACGTGTTCAGCGAGTTTCGCGACCGCGACGGCACGCTGTGGAAAGCCGACGTGGTCGAGTGGTTCATCGACGCCGACGGAAATCGCCGGGGGTATGTCGAGCTGCAGGTGAACCCGCACAACGCGCACTTCGACGCGTGGTTTGCCAAGACGCGGCGCGAAGGCTCCGACGTCGCCTGGAACGCGGGGATGCGTTCCGCGGTGCGGGTGCGCGGGACGGTCGACGATCGCAGCGACGTCGACGAGGGGTGGGACGTCGAGGTGGCCATCCCGTTGGTGGCCGTGCGCGGGCGCGACGACGCGATGCGCGTGACGATTCCGCCGCGCGTCGGCGATCGCTGGCGGCTCAACATCGTGCGGGTCGACAAGCCGAAGGACGCCGGCCTGCGGGCGTCGTCGTGGTCGCGCATCCCGATCCAGGACTTCCACGCGCTCGATCGGCTCGCGACCGTCGTGTTCGCCGACGCCGATGGGCAGACCGCAGCCGCGCGCGCGGTCGGAGCGCGGGCCGCGGCGACCGCCGCGCCGGCGGAGGCTGGCGGCGCGGCGACTGCCGCCGGCGACGAGCCGCGCGCGGTGAAGCCCGCGGGCGGCGCCAAGCCCCGCACGACACGACCGGTCGAGGCCAGGTGATGCGCCCGCGCGCGGCCGGTGCCGCCGGGTATTGCGCGGCCGCGATCGCCGTCGCGCTGGCGCCGGCGTGCGGTGGCTCGGTCGGCCGGTCGCCCGGGTGGCGCGCGCCGCGGCCGGCGGCGACCGCGACGGGCGAGGGCCGCACATCGGCCGGCAGCGCGGCGGCCGAGCGTCTCGTGTTCGTTCCGTCCGGGCCGCCGGCGCGCGCGTACGGGGCGCCGGCCGGCACCGCCGCCCCGCGGGGACCGGTGGCGGACGCCGTGGTCGGGGCGGTGGCGCGCGCGGCGGCGGCCGCCGGCCGTCCCGCGCCGATGCGCGATCCGCGCCTGTTCGCCGTGGCCGCCGACCTGGCGCCGCTCGCGCGCGAGGACGCGCCGATCCCGTACGCGCTGGTCGAGTTCGCACTGCGCTACTACGGTGTCGTCGAGCCGTCTCCGCACCTCGTGCTCATCTGGGGGCCGCTCGACGATGCGAGCCGGTACGCACGGCAGGTCGAAGCACAACTCGCCAACCTGTTCGCGTCGACGGAGGTCGCCCGCGTCGGCGTCGGCAGCCACGCACGCGGTCGAACCGGTGTCATCCTGTTGATTCTGCAACCAAGCTTCGTCGACGTCGATCCGGTGCCGCGCCGCGTGGCCGTAGGCGAGGCGATCGCTCTGCGCGCACGGGTGCGGCCGCCGTATCGGGATCCGCACGTGTTCGTCACGCGTCGCGATGGCGGCGTCGACGAGCCGCGCGTGTCGGCCGGCGCCGACGGTCGCGTCGCGGCGCGGGTGGCGTGCGACGATCCCGGCGTGTTGCGCATCGAGATCGCGGCGTCCGACGCGCGCGGCTCGTCGGTGCTCGCCAACTTCCCGGTGTGGTGCGGCGTCGCCCCGCCGCGCACGACGAGCGTCGCGGTACCGGCCGGCGCGACCGACGCCACCGCGATCGACGCCGAGCGCCGCCTGTACGAGCGCGTCGACGCGGCACGCGCCGCCGCGGGACTGCCTCCGTTGGTCCGCGACGAGCGGCTCGCGGCCATCGCCCGCGCGCACAGCGCCGAGATGCGCGACACCGGCGAGGTCGCGCACGTGTCGCCGACGACCGGCACCGCCGCCGACCGCGTGCGCGCCGCGGGGATTGCGACTGCGCTCGTGCTCGAGAACGTGGCGCGCGCCTACGGGGTCGACGAGGCGCACGAGGGGTTGATGAACAGCCCGGGCCACCGCGCGAACATCCTTGCGCGCGAGGCGACCCACATCGGCATCGGCGTCGCCTTCGGGCGCGGTGAGGCGGGCGAGCGAGCGCTGTTCGTCACGCAACTGTTCATCCGCATTCCGCCCGCGGTCGATCCGACTGTGGCGCGGGCGCGTATCCGTGCGCGCATCGAGCGGCGCACTCGACTGCGCCGGGACGAGCGGCTCGAGGCGATCGCGCAGCGGTTCGCGCGCGACGTGGCGTCGGGGGTGCCGGCCGAACGCGCCGCAAAGCGGTCGCAGGCGGCGCTCGACCGGCTGGCCGCCGACTTCGCGGCCGTGACGACGATCGCCAACGCGGTGGCCGACGTCGACGGTTTTCCGCTTGCGTCTGTCCAGAAAGAGGCGAGCATGACCCATTTTGGGGTGGGCATAGCGCAGGGCCGCCATCCCCAGATCGGCGACCGGGCGCTGTTCGTGGTGGTGCTCGTCGGCCAGCGGCGCTAGTCGCTCGCCGCCGCTCGGGCGGCGCATTGCCGCGGAGCCGCGGGGCCACCGGGCGGGCGACACGAGCAGTTGCCACCGGTGCTTCTGGCGGCGTGCGCGAACTCCCTTTAGGATGCCCGCGATGACCGACACTGCAAAGCTCATCGTGGGCGACCGCGAATACGAACTGCCGATTCTCGAGGGGACGGAGGGCGAGCGCGCGCTCGACATTCGCAAGCTACGCGCCGAGACCGGACTCATCACGCTCGACAACGGCTACGTCAACACCGGATCGACGACGAGCGCGATCACATTCCTCGACGGGGAACGGGGAATCTTGCGCTACCGCGGGATCCCGATCGAAGAACTCGCGGAAAAGTCGACCTTCGTGGAGACGGCGTACCTGCTCATCTACGGCGAGTTGCCGACGCGCGATCAGCTCGCGCGATTTTCGCGTCTGTTGACCTACCACAGCATGATCCACGAGGACATGCGCCACTTCTTCGACGGGTTTCCGAGCACCGGCCACCCGATGGCGAGTTTGTCGGCCATGCTGTGTTCGCTGTCGGCCTACTACCCGGATTGCCTCGATCCGACCGGCGACCCCGACATGCACATCAGCCGCGCGCTGTCGAAGGTGCGGACGATCGCGGCGTTCGCGTACAAAAAGAGCATCGGCCAGCCGATCATGTATCCGCGCAACGAGCTGTCGTACTGCGCGAACTTTCTGCACATGATGTTCGCGGTGCCGGCCGAGCCGTACGAGCCGGACCCGGATCACGTGGCCGCGCTCAACACATTGTTGATCCTGCACGCCGACCACGAGCAGAACTGCTCGACGTCTACGGTTCGCCTGGTCGGGTCGAGCAACGCCAACCTGTACGCGTCGATCAGCGCCGGCGTCCTCGCGCTGTGGGGGCCGCTTCACGGGGGCGCCAATCAGGCGGTGATCGAAATGTTGCGCGAGCTGCACGACAGCGGGACCGACTACCGCACGTTCATGGAAGACATCAAGAGCGGGCGTGGCGGCCGGCGCCTCATGGGCTTCGGTCACCGCGTCTACAAGAGCTACGACCCGCGGGCGAAGATTCTCAAGGCGATGGCCGACCGGCTGTTGGCGCGCAAGGGCATCAACGACCCGCTGCTGGACGTGGCGCAGGGGATCGAGCAGGTGGCGCTCGAGGACGACTACTTCATCGAGCGCAAGCTGTACCCGAACGTCGACTTCTACAGCGGCATTCTGTACCGGGCGCTCGGGATCCCGGAGAGCATGTTCACGGTGATGTTCGCCATCGGCCGGCTGCCGGGCTGGATCGCGCAGTGGAAGGAGATGATGGACGATCCCAAGCGCAAGATCGGCCGGCCGCGCCAGCTGTACATCGGGCCGACGAAGCGGTCGTACGTGCCGATCGATCAGCGCGGCTGACGGCCGGATGTCCGCGCGGGCGCCGGCAGGAGAGCGCGGCGCTGTCCGACTCTCGCGCGGCCGGCGGGCGGATGCGCGGTGCGCGCGGGCTCAGTCGTCGGCGTCGTACGTGCCGTGGACGACGAGCACCGAGCACGGCGCGTAGCGCACGGTCATCTCCGACACGCTGCCGAGCAAGAACCGGCGCAGGCCGCGCCGGCCGTGGCTGCCGAGCGCGCACAGGTCGAACTGGCCCGCGACGAGCCGGTCGTGGATGCCCGCGGCGGCGGGCTTTTCCTCCTGCACGAACGACAGCCGCACGTCGGCCCGGGGATGGCGGTCGAGCCACTGTCGGGCGCGCGCTTCCGCG
Coding sequences within it:
- a CDS encoding citrate synthase; its protein translation is MTDTAKLIVGDREYELPILEGTEGERALDIRKLRAETGLITLDNGYVNTGSTTSAITFLDGERGILRYRGIPIEELAEKSTFVETAYLLIYGELPTRDQLARFSRLLTYHSMIHEDMRHFFDGFPSTGHPMASLSAMLCSLSAYYPDCLDPTGDPDMHISRALSKVRTIAAFAYKKSIGQPIMYPRNELSYCANFLHMMFAVPAEPYEPDPDHVAALNTLLILHADHEQNCSTSTVRLVGSSNANLYASISAGVLALWGPLHGGANQAVIEMLRELHDSGTDYRTFMEDIKSGRGGRRLMGFGHRVYKSYDPRAKILKAMADRLLARKGINDPLLDVAQGIEQVALEDDYFIERKLYPNVDFYSGILYRALGIPESMFTVMFAIGRLPGWIAQWKEMMDDPKRKIGRPRQLYIGPTKRSYVPIDQRG